From a region of the Arachis ipaensis cultivar K30076 chromosome B09, Araip1.1, whole genome shotgun sequence genome:
- the LOC110266960 gene encoding uncharacterized protein LOC110266960, whose translation MHVPLGTQYLFLTTFLFVKPILVRSHLTHTSPLTLSGIPAKIESDRKRKKSPVVPAEQNEKHKQHLNKTKKMSYCSNSHGGDGGEVRASHILVKHQGSRRKASWKDPKGQVIRNTTRDSVVFQLKAFRDDIVSVKAKFEDIASRFSDCSSANRAGDLGHSQFGLQNTSNTARGWEPS comes from the exons ATGCATGTTCCATTGGGAACACAATATCTCTTCCTCACTACTTTCCTTTTCGTGAAGCCGATTCTGGTTCGGAGCCATCTCACTCACACATCTCCTCTCACTCTCTCTGGAATTCCGGCGAAGATAGAGTCCGATCGAAAGAGGAAGAAGTCTCCGGTGGTGCCGGCGGAGCAGAATGAGAAGCATAAGCAGCATTTGAACAAGACGAAGAAGATGTCGTACTGTAGCAACAGCCACGGTGGTGATGGAGGTGAGGTTAGGGCATCGCACATACTGGTGAAGCACCAAGGCTCGAGGCGCAAGGCGTCGTGGAAGGATCCAAAAGGCCAGGTCATCAGAAACACCACCAGAGACAGCGTCGTCTTTCAGCTAAAGGCCTTCCGTGACGACATCGTTTCTGTCAAAGCCAAGTTTGAGGACATCGCCTCTCGCTTCTCGGATTGCAGCTCTGCCAATCGCGCCGGCGATCTCG GTCACTCCCAATTTGGATTGCAGAATACTTCAAATACTGCTAGAGGATGGGAACCATCTTGA
- the LOC107616376 gene encoding uncharacterized protein LOC107616376 — MIESQRLYEIRMKQSTIRGEVLQGIEEAMRCGDDEASSIGTRVIFPSSFTGGRRYMFNRCQDAMEICKHFGYPDLFLTITCNPNWPEFQRFTERERIPITDRPDISCRVFHAKLKCLLSDLKEGVFFGPLSATLYNVVTKYMIHGPCGRLRPSSPCMKDGKCSKFYPKRFVDQTSFDEDGYPIYRHRNMGVTVKINDVDIDNRFVVPYNPLLLMKYQAHINLEFCNKSNVIKYLFKYINKGPDRVTTTVGETYHVGESSQVVDEIKQYYDCRYLSPSESMWRIFAYDIHHRWPSVQRLTFHLPNQQHVVFDDADITTHVYLRNKDLLTMFTSWMMANRRFPDGRSLTYVEYPGKFVYCSNSREWKPRQRGFSIGRLSFAHPSSGELFYMQMLLNVQKGYTSFRSIRTVNGVTYDTFQEACSAMGFLIDDKEYVSAIKEVVEVVSAAQLRRLFVMLLLSGSMGRPLSVWEQTWAYLSDDILYRRRHELQYPDLTMSQDELQTFCLLEIEKLLQSNGKSLRNYAGMPVPNNSLVSQSSNLMLLRELQYDTVSLTREHDANILKLNEEQRVVYDKIIDCVSNKRHRFFFVYGFGGTGKTFLYRVLSAGLRSEKKIVINIASSGIASLLLPGGKTAHSMFNIPVELTEDTICRIKKDSAKADVVQLADLIIWDEALMANKLAFEALDRTLRDIMISVSDRNKDLPFGGKVVVLGGDFRQVLPVIPKGRCGTVVNDKLFVDIHSDLIIPVLENPVEDIDRAILAPTIDNVEEINNYIVDLLPGEEKNYLSADSICGSDVYSDVDVDWINVEFLNQIRCSGLPNHSLKLKIGVLIILLRNIDPAGGLCNGTRLVVRDLGRNVISADIVSGSNVGDKVFITRMNMIPSDTVIPFKFQRRQFPVSLSFAMTINKSQGQTLSTVGLFLRRPVFCHGQLCVALSRVRNRNGLKILLCDEGLVDPIRTENVVFTEVFYKI; from the exons ATGATTGAGTCCCAAAGGTTGTATGAGATTAGAATGAAGCAAAGTACAATTAGAGGAGAAGTGCTTCAAGGAATAGAGGAGGCTATGCGTTGTGGTGATGACGAAGCTTCTTCAATTGGGACACGAGTCatttttccttcttccttcacTGGTGGTAGACGTTATATGTTTAACCGTTGTCAGGATGCGATGGAAATTTGTAAACATTTTGGCTATCCAGATTTATTCCTCACTATTACGTGTAATCCAAATTGGCCTGAATTTCAACGATTCACAGAGCGAGAGCGAATTCCCATCACTGATCGTCCTGATATCTCTTGTCGTGTCTTTCATGCTAAGTTGAAATGCCTCCTAAGCGATCTCAAGGAAGGTGTGTTTTTTGGTCCACTTAGTGCGA CTCTTTATAATGTTGTCACCAAGTACATGATCCATGGTCCATGTGGTCGACTTAGACCGAGTTCTCCTTGCATGAAAGATGGTAAGTGCTCAAAATTTTATCCAAAAAGATTCGTTGACCAAACGAGCTTTGATGAGGATGGCTATCCGATATATAGACATCGTAATATGGGTGTGACAGTGAAGATCAATGATGTTGATATTGACAACAGATTTGTTGTGCCTTATAATCCATTGCTGTTAATGAAATATCAAGCTCACATAAATCTTGAGTTCTGTAACAAGTCAAATGTGATTAAGTATCTTTTCAAGTATATCAATAAGGGTCCGGATCGGGTGACTACAACTGTTGGAGAAACATATCATGTTGGTGAATCTTCTCAAGTGGTTGATGAGATCAAACAGTATTATGATTGTCGTTATTTATCACCGTCTGAATCCATGTGGAGAATTTTTGCTTATGATATTCATCATAGATGGCCATCAGTACAGAGGTTGACTTTTCACTTGCCTAACCAGCAACATGTTGTATTCGATGATGCTGATATCACTACTCATGTTTATTTGCGCAACAAAGATTTGCTGACGATGTTTACGAGTTGGATGATGGCCAACAGGCGGTTCCCGGATGGACGGTCTTTAACATATGTTGAATATCCAGGTAAATTTGTCTATTGTTCGAACAGTAGGGAGTGGAAGCCGAGACAGAGGGGATTCTCAATTGGAAGATTGAGTTTCGCTCATCCCTCATCTGGTGAACTTTTCTATATGCAGATGCTTTTGAATGTGCAGAAAGGTTATACCAGTTTTCGAAGTATAAGAACCGTGAATGGTGTTACTTATGATACATTTCAAGAGGCATGTTCCGCCATGGGATTCTTGATAGATGATAAGGAGTATGTTTCTGCTATTAAGGAAGTTGTCGAGGTAGTGTCCGCTGCACAGCTAAGGAGGCTTTTTGTGATGTTGTTGCTATCTGGTTCCATGGGAAGACCTCTGTCAGTTTGGGAACAAACTTGGGCTTATTTGTCTGATGATATTCTTTATCGCAGAAGACATGAGCTGCAATATCCCG ATCTAACGATGAGTCAGGACGAGTTGCAAACATTTTGTTTGTTGGAGATTGAGAAACTATTGCAGAGTAATGGAAAATCATTGAGAAATTATGCTGGCATGCCGGTTCCTAATAACTCTTTAGTCTCTCAATCTAGCAATTTGATGCTGTTGCGTGAGTTGCAGTATGATACTGTTTCTTTGACTCGTGAGCACGATGCAAATATCTTAAAGTTAAATGAAGAACAGAGGGTGGTCTACGATAAAATTATTGATTGTGTTTCGAATAAGAGGCATAGATTCTTTTTTGTGTACGGGTTCGGTGGCACTGGAAAAACTTTTTTGTACAGAGTTTTGTCGGCTGGATTGCGATCTGAGAAAAAGATTGTTATAAACATTGCTTCTAGTGGTATTGCTTCTCTATTGTTACCTGGTGGTAAGACGGCGCATTCTATGTTCAATATTCCTGTTGAGCTGACTGAAGATACTATTTGTCGGATTAAGAAAGATAGTGCAAAAGCTGATGTAGTCCAATTGGCCGATTTGATTATTTGGGATGAGGCACTGATGGCTAACAAATTAGCATTTGAAGCGCTCGATAGGACATTACGTGATATAATGATTTCGGTCTCTGATAGGAATAAAGATTTACCTTTTGGTGGGAAGGTGGTTGTTCTCGGTGGTGATTTCAGGCAGGTCTTGCCAGTTATTCCAAAAG GTCGATGTGGAACGGTGGTCAATGATAAACTTTTTGTTGATATTCATTCTGATCTAATCATTCCTGTCTTGGAAAATCCAGTGGAAGATATT GATAGGGCAATTCTGGCTCCGACTATCGACAATGTTGAAGAGATAAACAATTATATAGTTGACTTGTTGCCCGGTGAGGAGAAAAATTATCTCAGTGCTGATTCGATATGTGGTAGTGATGTCTATTctgatgttgatgttgattggATAAATGTTGAATTCTTGAATCAGATTAGGTGTTCTGGTCTACCTAATCATTCGTTGAAGTTGAAAATAGGCGTGCTTATTATTTTGTTGAGGAATATTGATCCAGCTGGGGGTTTGTGTAATGGGACTCGACTTGTTGTGCGAGATCTAGGGAGAAATGTGATCAGTGCGGATATTGTTTCTGGTAGTAATGTTGGGGATAAAGTTTTTATCACCAGAATGAATATGATTCCCAGTGATACGGTTATACCGTTTAAATTCCAACGCCGTCAATTCCCGGTTTCTTTGTCGTTTGCAATGACAATAAACAAAAGCCAGGGTCAGACATTATCAACTGTCGGTTTGTTCTTGCGTCGTCCTGTGTTTTGTCACGGTCAACTTTGTGTAGCTCTTTCCCGAGTTAGGAATAGAAATGGTCTTAAGATTTTACTTTGTGATGAAGGATTAGTTGATCCTATCAGGACTGAAAACGTTGTATTTACGGAAGTTTTTTATAAGATATAA